A single Larimichthys crocea isolate SSNF chromosome VIII, L_crocea_2.0, whole genome shotgun sequence DNA region contains:
- the pcdh20 gene encoding protocadherin-20 isoform X2: MFNSRHTSLRKRGGIWGLFILMLYTSPHCCFANFSQAKELIYKIKEGLPKGTFIGAIGVDLNLDFTVEPPFLFNLPQKKYFQLIKVKIFIEDVNDNKPKFPVNEICISVPENTPINARYAVEQSAVDPDLGLYGVQTYWLVNDFGVFTLDVEENDGGELTPFLIVTGALDRETQAEYITDIIAEDGGTPPELGAATLKIVITDVNDNCPQFTQSQINVTLYGNTTKGAHLARLHALDPDLGANAQISYAYSERVPRDTRSLFHLDKIRGVIKLAAKIDTGTATFYKLTILAIGPGCIPAVATVTVNIIKVVTGPPAVIPRYIAPEKDGVVTIKESEPAFSPIAFFTVKNIDVNQRVDCHLEGTGPFRLGPYKLLKNEYLLETTEALDYEKTQEYELIVVAKNTQGILIKTFLKVQVLDENDNAPVFDQALVKISVEENNPPNTFLTQLQATDQDSESRGEVIYLLGGDAPGIFLVDRVTGVLTVATSLDREEKETYRFIVRAVDQGTPRRESIATVVLTVLDRNDNSPRFINKDFTFFVPENFPGYGEIGILSVTDADAGENGWVALSILNGSDIFLIDTGRGTLRAKTSLDREQQGTYQLWIEAVDGGEPALSCITLVTVLLLDVNDNPPIVLFPQSNQSYMLVLPNTLPGTSITEVYAVDKDTGMNAVIAYSIIKRKGGEPGSFDIDPETGNITLKRELSNRGLYSLLVKVSDHGQPEPLYSTVMVNFFVNETVSNESYIQSLLTREADIEVEERPWYVGQMREGPERYELFPCQLVLIVLSVICVVLFSLVVTLISYICCKRFKKHRKKSSEVEIPLKKNDSKYVVNRKLRQISNI; the protein is encoded by the exons GGATTATTCATCCTCATGCTTTACACCAGCCCTCATTGCTGTTTTGCAAATTTCAGCCAAGCAAAAGAGCTCATCTATAAGATAAAGGAGGGATTACCCAAGGGGACCTTCATCGGGGCCATTGGAGTAGACTTAAATTTGGATTTCACTGTTGAGCCCCCCTTTTTATTCAATCTGCCACAAAAGAAG TACTTCCAGCTGATCAAAGTAAAGATTTTTATCGAGGATGTGAATGACAACAAACCAAAGTTTCCGGTGAATGAGATCTGTATCTCTGTCCCAGAAAACACACCCATCAATGCTCGCTATGCAGTGGAGCAGTCTGCAGTTGACCCTGACCTGGGTCTTTACGGAGTGCAGACCTACTGGCTTGTTAATGACTTTGGGGTTTTCACATTGGACGTGGAGGAAAATGATGGGGGTGAGCTGACACCCTTCCTCATTGTGACAGGGGCTTTGGACAGGGAGACCCAGGCTGAATACATTACAGACATCATTGCAGAGGATGGAGGGACCCCTCCTGAACTCGGTGCGGCTACCTTAAAAATTGTCATCACAGATGTAAACGATAACTGTCCCCAATTCACACAGTCACAAATTAATGTTACTCTGTATGGGAATACCACCAAAGGGGCACATTTGGCACGTCTGCATGCGCTTGATCCTGACCTTGGTGCTAATGCTCAGATCAGCTATGCTTACAGTGAACGTGTGCCAAGGGACACTAGGAGCTTGTTCCATTTGGACAAAATCAGAGGGGTGATCAAGCTAGCAGCAAAAATAGACACTGGCACAGCCACATTTTACAAACTCACTATTCTGGCCATTGGACCTGGTTGTATTCCTGCTGTTGCCACTGTTACTGTCAATATTATCAAAGTTGTTACAGGACCCCCTGCTGTTATACCTCGATACATTGCACCAGAAAAAGATGGCGTGGTGACAATAAAGGAGTCTGAGCCAGCGTTCTCTCCAATAGCTTTTTTTACTGTCAAAAACATTGATGTGAACCAAAGGGTGGACTGCCATTTGGAAGGGACTGGGCCCTTCAGGCTTGGCCCCTATAAGCTGTTAAAGAATGAATATCTGCTGGAGACTACAGAGGCCTTGGACTATGAAAAGACACAGGAGTATGAGCTAATTGTGGTTGCTAAGAATACTCAAGGCATTCTCATTAAGACCTTCCTTAAGGTGCAGGTATTGGATGAGAATGATAATGCACCAGTGTTTGATCAGGCTTTAGTGAAAATATCTGTGGAGGAGAACAACCCGCCAAATACCTTCCTGACCCAACTTCAAGCGACAGACCAGGACAGCGAAAGCCGAGGTGAAGTCATCTACCTCCTTGGAGGTGATGCCCCAGGGATCTTTCTTGTGGATCGTGTTACCGGTGTCCTGACTGTGGCCACATCTCTAGACCGCGAGGAGAAAGAGACATACCGGTTCATTGTGAGAGCAGTGGACCAGGGGACACCCAGGAGGGAGTCAATTGCAACTGTGGTGTTGACCGTGCTGGACCGCAATGACAACAGTCCACGTTTCATTAATAAGGATTTCACATTCTTTGTGCCAGAGAATTTTCCGGGTTACGGTGAGATCGGCATCCTCTCTGTGACAGATGCTGATGCTGGGGAAAATGGCTGGGTCGCCCTTTCCATCCTCAACGGCAGTGACATCTTTTTGATTGATACAGGCCGAGGGACTCTAAGGGCTAAGACTTCACTGGACCGTGAGCAACAAGGGACATACCAGCTATGGATTGAGGCCGTTGATGGCGGGGAGCCTGCACTTTCCTGCATTACTTTGGTGACCGTGCTTTTGTTGGATGTAAATGACAACCCACCCATTGTTCTCTTCCCTCAGTCCAATCAGTCTTACATGCTAGTACTACCCAATACACTACCTGGAACATCAATCACAGAGGTCTATGCTGTGGATAAGGATACAGGCATGAACGCTGTGATCGCCTATAGTATCATAAAGAGGAAAGGTGGCGAACCAGGGTCTTTTGATATTGACCCAGAAACAGGAAATATCACTTTAAAAAGGGAGCTCAGCAACCGTGGGCTCTACAGCCTTCTGGTGAAGGTTAGTGATCATGGTCAGCCTGAACCACTTTACTCAACAGTCATGGTTAACTTCTTTGTCAATGAAACAGTGAGCAATGAGAGCTACATCCAGAGTCTACTGACCAGAGAGGCTGACATTGAGGTAGAGGAAAGGCCCTGGTACGTTGGCCAGATGAGAGAGGGACCTGAGAGGTATGAGCTGTTCCCCTGTCAGCTTGTCCTCATTGTTCTTTCAGTGATATGCGTAGTGCTGTTCTCTCTGGTTGTTACACTGATATCTTACATATGTTGTAAGAGATTTAaaaagcacagaaagaaaagctcaGAAGTGGAGATACCTTTAAAAAAGAACGATTCAAAATATGTTGTGAACAGAAAGCTCAGGCAAATCTCAAACATCTGA
- the tdrd3 gene encoding tudor domain-containing protein 3 isoform X1 — MTDLTDSLTKEGWYLSDEGIAELKGSAEKITHSDVIRIALDSDLRPIGRKFLPSDINSGRTEKLEGPCVLQVQKVRNVSAPKDHEESQGAPRMLRLQMTDGHTTCVGLEFKHLSKISLNTPPGTKVKLLGTVLVKNGLLLLDDSKISVLGGEVDHMVEKWELQRSLAKHSRSNIGAEGGPPPFVPFGQKCARRDEVDSRELDQRKTLQNHSVAKSPDENDEFEKQRTAAIAEVAKTKEGPRTFGGGGNAGSNLSSAASFSRSRDSYQQRRREDRVERTESRQDGNYRELVDERALRDIMEMGFNREAARQALMDNNNNLEVALNSLLTGSSGSRPGPVVAESNRPPPRARGRGRGRSRNEDEEEGAGGRPSGPSTLFDFLESKMGVFSIDEPKSHGSQKQHERKANFSNSDYYSKDTFQTKFSSHNEHRQQRTDRPPRFHRDTDFPKPGQEPLSNCSTAQTSAQGQQWKGQDRWSRGTSDRPQNDRRDVRDEQIFPPAFATTFTRSKEPQQQMEFTGSFHQRSRNGDGGGNMAGPSQRRGNKDTAPTSKLINSTGNELDGRGNNRRTDRTEEPNNSRRMGKTDRPNSDHFDRQRDSGPPNFNSRGGSSGASQDSGLSRDSRITTGDPSHFQNGDMEHKRTGPIKPPNSSGPPNREPPPKKNTSNNPGPKRRSGQGKGPGPRGPDKSHIVERAWKPGDQCLALYWEDSKFYHARIDAVHPSGSTAVVVFSDYGNCEEVLLHNIKPVTADVLEEDDGYYDSSLEFRRGGDGQPRRTRPTQQYYQPPRARD, encoded by the exons ATGACCGATTTGACAGATTCCCTGACCAAAGAGGGCTG GTACCTCAGTGATGAAGGCATAGCAGAGCTGAAAGGATCTGCTgagaaaatcacacacagtGACGTCATTCGTATTGCACTTGAC AGTGATCTTAGGCCTATTGGGAGAAAGTTCCTGCCATCTGACATCAACAGTGGACGAACTGAGAAG TTGGAGGGTCCATGTGTTCTCCAGGTGCAGAAGGTGAGGAACGTCTCAGCTCCTAAAGACCACGAGGAGTCCCAGGGCGCGCCGCGAATGCTGCGGCTACAAATGACAGATGGGCATACCACCTGTGTTGGATTGGAGTTTAAACACCTGTCTAAGATCAG ccttaATACCCCACCAGGAACAAAAGTAAAGCTGCTTGGTACAGTCCTGGTTAAAAATGGTCTTTTGCTGCTCGATGACTCAAAAATCTCTGTCCTTGGAGGAGAGGTTGATCACATGGTGGAGAAGTGGGAACTACAAAGG AGTCTGGCTAAACACAGCAGGAGTAACATTGGAGCGGAAGGTGGACCTCCCCCCTTTGTGCCATTCGGTCAG AAATGTGCAAGGAGGGACGAAGTAGACAGCAGAGAACTAGATCAGAGGAAAACCCTCCAGAATCACAGTGTGGCCAAAAGTCCTGATGAGAATGATGAGTTTGAAAAGCAACGGACAGCAGCTATTGCTGAAGTGGCCAAGACTAAAGAG GGTCCCCGCACGTTTGGTGGTGGAGGAAATGCAGGCAGTAATTTATCCAGTGCTGCTTCCTTCTCCCGCAGCAGAGACTCATACCAGCAGAGAAGACGAGAAGACAGGGTCGAaagaactgaaagcagacaagATGGAAACTATCGAGAGCTG GTTGATGAACGTGCGCTAAGAGATATCATGGAGATGGGCTTCAACAGGGAGGCCGCTCGACAGGCTCTCATggataacaacaacaatcttGAAGTTGCATTAAACAGCTTACTGACTGGATCTTCTGGTAGCAGACCTGGCCCTGTGGTAGCTGAATCTAACAGGCCCCCACCCAGag CCAGAGGAAGGGGAAGAGGCCGGTCCAGAaatgaagacgaggaggagggagcaggggGAAGGCCATCTGGACCAAGCACTCTGTTTGACTTCCTGGAATCCAAGATGGGAGTTTTCTCCATTGATG aGCCAAAGAGCCACGGATCTCAGAAACAACATGAACGTAAAGCGAATTTCTCCAACTCAGACTATTACtccaaagacacatttcagacCAAGTTCTCTTCACATAATGAGCATAGGCAACAAAGGACTGACAGACCTCCACGCTTCCATAGGGACACTGACTTTCCCAAACCTGGCCAGGAGCCGCTCTCCAACTGTTCCACCGCCCAAACATCAGCTCAAGGCCAGCAGTGGAAGGGCCAGGACAGATGGTCACGAGGCACATCAGACAGACCACAAAATGACAGGAGAGACGTGCGAGACGAACAGATATTTCCTCCAGCCTTTGCGACTACTTTCACACGTTCAAAAGAACCTcagcagcagatggagtttaCTGGATCCTTCCACCAGCGATCCAGAAATGGAGATGGTGGTGGGAACATGGCTGGACCGtctcagaggagagggaataAAGACACTGCACCCACATCTAAATTGATCAATTCCACAGGCAATGAACTGGATGGAAGAGGAAATAATAGACGTACTGACAGAACTGAAGAGCCCAACAACAGCAGGAGGATGGGGAAGACTGACCGGCCAAACTCAGACCACTTTGACCGGCAAAGGGATAGCGGGCCACCAAACTTTAACTCAAGGGGAGGAAGCTCAGGGGCATCCCAAGATTCGGGGTTATCACGGGATTCTCGCATCACGACGGGGGATCCTTCTCATTTCCAAAATGGAGATATGGAACACAAAAGGACTGGGCCAATCAAGCCACCCAACTCGTCGGGTCCCCCCAACAGAGAGCCACCCCCCAAGAAAAACACTTCTAATAACCCAGGACCTAAAAGAAGATCAGGACAAGGCAAAGGTCCAGGTCCTCGAGGGCCAGACAAAAGTCATATTGTGGAGCGTGCTTGGAAGCCTGGAGACCAGTGCCTGGCACTCTACTGGGAAGACAGCAAG TTCTACCATGCCAGAATAGATGCTGTGCATCCATCAGGCTCCACGGCCGTTGTTGTATTTAGTGATTACGGAAACTGCGAAGAGGTCCTGCTGCATAACATCAAACCTGTTACAGCTGATGTGTTG GAGGAAGATGATGGTTACTATGACAGTTCACTAGAGTTTCGCCGTGGGGGTGATGGACAGCCTAGACGCACAAGACCAACGCAGCAGTATTACCAGCCACCCAGGGCACGGGATTGA
- the tdrd3 gene encoding tudor domain-containing protein 3 isoform X2, translated as MTDLTDSLTKEGWYLSDEGIAELKGSAEKITHSDVIRIALDSDLRPIGRKFLPSDINSGRTEKLEGPCVLQVQKVRNVSAPKDHEESQGAPRMLRLQMTDGHTTCVGLEFKHLSKISLNTPPGTKVKLLGTVLVKNGLLLLDDSKISVLGGEVDHMVEKWELQRSLAKHSRSNIGAEGGPPPFVPFGQKCARRDEVDSRELDQRKTLQNHSVAKSPDENDEFEKQRTAAIAEVAKTKEGPRTFGGGGNAGSNLSSAASFSRSRDSYQQRRREDRVERTESRQDGNYRELVDERALRDIMEMGFNREAARQALMDNNNNLEVALNSLLTGSSGSRPGPVVAESNRPPPRARGRGRGRSRNEDEEEGAGGRPSGPSTLFDFLESKMGVFSIDEPKSHGSQKQHERKANFSNSDYYSKDTFQTKFSSHNEHRQQRTDRPPRFHRDTDFPKPGQEPLSNCSTAQTSAQGQQWKGQDRWSRGTSDRPQNDRRDVRDEQIFPPAFATTFTRSKEPQQQMEFTGSFHQRSRNGDGGGNMAGPSQRRGNKDTAPTSKLINSTGNELDGRGNNRRTDRTEEPNNSRRMGKTDRPNSDHFDRQRDSGPPNFNSRGGSSGASQDSGLSRDSRITTGDPSHFQNGDMEHKRTGPIKPPNSSGPPNREPPPKKNTSNNPGPKRRSGQGKGPGPRGPDKSHIVERAWKPGDQCLALYWEDSKFYHARIDAVHPSGSTAVVVFSDYGNCEEVLLHNIKPVTADVL; from the exons ATGACCGATTTGACAGATTCCCTGACCAAAGAGGGCTG GTACCTCAGTGATGAAGGCATAGCAGAGCTGAAAGGATCTGCTgagaaaatcacacacagtGACGTCATTCGTATTGCACTTGAC AGTGATCTTAGGCCTATTGGGAGAAAGTTCCTGCCATCTGACATCAACAGTGGACGAACTGAGAAG TTGGAGGGTCCATGTGTTCTCCAGGTGCAGAAGGTGAGGAACGTCTCAGCTCCTAAAGACCACGAGGAGTCCCAGGGCGCGCCGCGAATGCTGCGGCTACAAATGACAGATGGGCATACCACCTGTGTTGGATTGGAGTTTAAACACCTGTCTAAGATCAG ccttaATACCCCACCAGGAACAAAAGTAAAGCTGCTTGGTACAGTCCTGGTTAAAAATGGTCTTTTGCTGCTCGATGACTCAAAAATCTCTGTCCTTGGAGGAGAGGTTGATCACATGGTGGAGAAGTGGGAACTACAAAGG AGTCTGGCTAAACACAGCAGGAGTAACATTGGAGCGGAAGGTGGACCTCCCCCCTTTGTGCCATTCGGTCAG AAATGTGCAAGGAGGGACGAAGTAGACAGCAGAGAACTAGATCAGAGGAAAACCCTCCAGAATCACAGTGTGGCCAAAAGTCCTGATGAGAATGATGAGTTTGAAAAGCAACGGACAGCAGCTATTGCTGAAGTGGCCAAGACTAAAGAG GGTCCCCGCACGTTTGGTGGTGGAGGAAATGCAGGCAGTAATTTATCCAGTGCTGCTTCCTTCTCCCGCAGCAGAGACTCATACCAGCAGAGAAGACGAGAAGACAGGGTCGAaagaactgaaagcagacaagATGGAAACTATCGAGAGCTG GTTGATGAACGTGCGCTAAGAGATATCATGGAGATGGGCTTCAACAGGGAGGCCGCTCGACAGGCTCTCATggataacaacaacaatcttGAAGTTGCATTAAACAGCTTACTGACTGGATCTTCTGGTAGCAGACCTGGCCCTGTGGTAGCTGAATCTAACAGGCCCCCACCCAGag CCAGAGGAAGGGGAAGAGGCCGGTCCAGAaatgaagacgaggaggagggagcaggggGAAGGCCATCTGGACCAAGCACTCTGTTTGACTTCCTGGAATCCAAGATGGGAGTTTTCTCCATTGATG aGCCAAAGAGCCACGGATCTCAGAAACAACATGAACGTAAAGCGAATTTCTCCAACTCAGACTATTACtccaaagacacatttcagacCAAGTTCTCTTCACATAATGAGCATAGGCAACAAAGGACTGACAGACCTCCACGCTTCCATAGGGACACTGACTTTCCCAAACCTGGCCAGGAGCCGCTCTCCAACTGTTCCACCGCCCAAACATCAGCTCAAGGCCAGCAGTGGAAGGGCCAGGACAGATGGTCACGAGGCACATCAGACAGACCACAAAATGACAGGAGAGACGTGCGAGACGAACAGATATTTCCTCCAGCCTTTGCGACTACTTTCACACGTTCAAAAGAACCTcagcagcagatggagtttaCTGGATCCTTCCACCAGCGATCCAGAAATGGAGATGGTGGTGGGAACATGGCTGGACCGtctcagaggagagggaataAAGACACTGCACCCACATCTAAATTGATCAATTCCACAGGCAATGAACTGGATGGAAGAGGAAATAATAGACGTACTGACAGAACTGAAGAGCCCAACAACAGCAGGAGGATGGGGAAGACTGACCGGCCAAACTCAGACCACTTTGACCGGCAAAGGGATAGCGGGCCACCAAACTTTAACTCAAGGGGAGGAAGCTCAGGGGCATCCCAAGATTCGGGGTTATCACGGGATTCTCGCATCACGACGGGGGATCCTTCTCATTTCCAAAATGGAGATATGGAACACAAAAGGACTGGGCCAATCAAGCCACCCAACTCGTCGGGTCCCCCCAACAGAGAGCCACCCCCCAAGAAAAACACTTCTAATAACCCAGGACCTAAAAGAAGATCAGGACAAGGCAAAGGTCCAGGTCCTCGAGGGCCAGACAAAAGTCATATTGTGGAGCGTGCTTGGAAGCCTGGAGACCAGTGCCTGGCACTCTACTGGGAAGACAGCAAG TTCTACCATGCCAGAATAGATGCTGTGCATCCATCAGGCTCCACGGCCGTTGTTGTATTTAGTGATTACGGAAACTGCGAAGAGGTCCTGCTGCATAACATCAAACCTGTTACAGCTGATGTGTTG TAA
- the pcdh20 gene encoding protocadherin-20 isoform X1, translated as MFNSRHTSLRKRGGIWGLFILMLYTSPHCCFANFSQAKELIYKIKEGLPKGTFIGAIGVDLNLDFTVEPPFLFNLPQKKVSEQYVNLNNTNGELYTSATEIDRETLCPDNAEGQQCVLSLDVFVLPQQYFQLIKVKIFIEDVNDNKPKFPVNEICISVPENTPINARYAVEQSAVDPDLGLYGVQTYWLVNDFGVFTLDVEENDGGELTPFLIVTGALDRETQAEYITDIIAEDGGTPPELGAATLKIVITDVNDNCPQFTQSQINVTLYGNTTKGAHLARLHALDPDLGANAQISYAYSERVPRDTRSLFHLDKIRGVIKLAAKIDTGTATFYKLTILAIGPGCIPAVATVTVNIIKVVTGPPAVIPRYIAPEKDGVVTIKESEPAFSPIAFFTVKNIDVNQRVDCHLEGTGPFRLGPYKLLKNEYLLETTEALDYEKTQEYELIVVAKNTQGILIKTFLKVQVLDENDNAPVFDQALVKISVEENNPPNTFLTQLQATDQDSESRGEVIYLLGGDAPGIFLVDRVTGVLTVATSLDREEKETYRFIVRAVDQGTPRRESIATVVLTVLDRNDNSPRFINKDFTFFVPENFPGYGEIGILSVTDADAGENGWVALSILNGSDIFLIDTGRGTLRAKTSLDREQQGTYQLWIEAVDGGEPALSCITLVTVLLLDVNDNPPIVLFPQSNQSYMLVLPNTLPGTSITEVYAVDKDTGMNAVIAYSIIKRKGGEPGSFDIDPETGNITLKRELSNRGLYSLLVKVSDHGQPEPLYSTVMVNFFVNETVSNESYIQSLLTREADIEVEERPWYVGQMREGPERYELFPCQLVLIVLSVICVVLFSLVVTLISYICCKRFKKHRKKSSEVEIPLKKNDSKYVVNRKLRQISNI; from the coding sequence GGATTATTCATCCTCATGCTTTACACCAGCCCTCATTGCTGTTTTGCAAATTTCAGCCAAGCAAAAGAGCTCATCTATAAGATAAAGGAGGGATTACCCAAGGGGACCTTCATCGGGGCCATTGGAGTAGACTTAAATTTGGATTTCACTGTTGAGCCCCCCTTTTTATTCAATCTGCCACAAAAGAAGGTCAGTGAACAGTATGTGAACCTAAATAATACCAACGGGGAGCTTTACACATCTGCTACAGAGATTGACAGGGAGACCCTCTGTCCTGATAACGCAGAGGGACAGCAGTGTGTCCTCTCATTGGATGTCTTTGTTTTGCCTCAGCAGTACTTCCAGCTGATCAAAGTAAAGATTTTTATCGAGGATGTGAATGACAACAAACCAAAGTTTCCGGTGAATGAGATCTGTATCTCTGTCCCAGAAAACACACCCATCAATGCTCGCTATGCAGTGGAGCAGTCTGCAGTTGACCCTGACCTGGGTCTTTACGGAGTGCAGACCTACTGGCTTGTTAATGACTTTGGGGTTTTCACATTGGACGTGGAGGAAAATGATGGGGGTGAGCTGACACCCTTCCTCATTGTGACAGGGGCTTTGGACAGGGAGACCCAGGCTGAATACATTACAGACATCATTGCAGAGGATGGAGGGACCCCTCCTGAACTCGGTGCGGCTACCTTAAAAATTGTCATCACAGATGTAAACGATAACTGTCCCCAATTCACACAGTCACAAATTAATGTTACTCTGTATGGGAATACCACCAAAGGGGCACATTTGGCACGTCTGCATGCGCTTGATCCTGACCTTGGTGCTAATGCTCAGATCAGCTATGCTTACAGTGAACGTGTGCCAAGGGACACTAGGAGCTTGTTCCATTTGGACAAAATCAGAGGGGTGATCAAGCTAGCAGCAAAAATAGACACTGGCACAGCCACATTTTACAAACTCACTATTCTGGCCATTGGACCTGGTTGTATTCCTGCTGTTGCCACTGTTACTGTCAATATTATCAAAGTTGTTACAGGACCCCCTGCTGTTATACCTCGATACATTGCACCAGAAAAAGATGGCGTGGTGACAATAAAGGAGTCTGAGCCAGCGTTCTCTCCAATAGCTTTTTTTACTGTCAAAAACATTGATGTGAACCAAAGGGTGGACTGCCATTTGGAAGGGACTGGGCCCTTCAGGCTTGGCCCCTATAAGCTGTTAAAGAATGAATATCTGCTGGAGACTACAGAGGCCTTGGACTATGAAAAGACACAGGAGTATGAGCTAATTGTGGTTGCTAAGAATACTCAAGGCATTCTCATTAAGACCTTCCTTAAGGTGCAGGTATTGGATGAGAATGATAATGCACCAGTGTTTGATCAGGCTTTAGTGAAAATATCTGTGGAGGAGAACAACCCGCCAAATACCTTCCTGACCCAACTTCAAGCGACAGACCAGGACAGCGAAAGCCGAGGTGAAGTCATCTACCTCCTTGGAGGTGATGCCCCAGGGATCTTTCTTGTGGATCGTGTTACCGGTGTCCTGACTGTGGCCACATCTCTAGACCGCGAGGAGAAAGAGACATACCGGTTCATTGTGAGAGCAGTGGACCAGGGGACACCCAGGAGGGAGTCAATTGCAACTGTGGTGTTGACCGTGCTGGACCGCAATGACAACAGTCCACGTTTCATTAATAAGGATTTCACATTCTTTGTGCCAGAGAATTTTCCGGGTTACGGTGAGATCGGCATCCTCTCTGTGACAGATGCTGATGCTGGGGAAAATGGCTGGGTCGCCCTTTCCATCCTCAACGGCAGTGACATCTTTTTGATTGATACAGGCCGAGGGACTCTAAGGGCTAAGACTTCACTGGACCGTGAGCAACAAGGGACATACCAGCTATGGATTGAGGCCGTTGATGGCGGGGAGCCTGCACTTTCCTGCATTACTTTGGTGACCGTGCTTTTGTTGGATGTAAATGACAACCCACCCATTGTTCTCTTCCCTCAGTCCAATCAGTCTTACATGCTAGTACTACCCAATACACTACCTGGAACATCAATCACAGAGGTCTATGCTGTGGATAAGGATACAGGCATGAACGCTGTGATCGCCTATAGTATCATAAAGAGGAAAGGTGGCGAACCAGGGTCTTTTGATATTGACCCAGAAACAGGAAATATCACTTTAAAAAGGGAGCTCAGCAACCGTGGGCTCTACAGCCTTCTGGTGAAGGTTAGTGATCATGGTCAGCCTGAACCACTTTACTCAACAGTCATGGTTAACTTCTTTGTCAATGAAACAGTGAGCAATGAGAGCTACATCCAGAGTCTACTGACCAGAGAGGCTGACATTGAGGTAGAGGAAAGGCCCTGGTACGTTGGCCAGATGAGAGAGGGACCTGAGAGGTATGAGCTGTTCCCCTGTCAGCTTGTCCTCATTGTTCTTTCAGTGATATGCGTAGTGCTGTTCTCTCTGGTTGTTACACTGATATCTTACATATGTTGTAAGAGATTTAaaaagcacagaaagaaaagctcaGAAGTGGAGATACCTTTAAAAAAGAACGATTCAAAATATGTTGTGAACAGAAAGCTCAGGCAAATCTCAAACATCTGA